A genomic region of Streptomyces sp. NBC_00247 contains the following coding sequences:
- a CDS encoding response regulator transcription factor yields MSPAEDDPQRILIVDDEPAVREALQRSLAFEGYATEVAVDGYDALTKAEAYHPDLIVLDIQMPRMDGLTAARRIRATGTTTPILMLTARDTVGDRVTGLDAGADDYLVKPFELDELFARIRALLRRSSYAAAASADITDDDVLSFADLRMDLATREVTRGSRPVELTRTEFTLLEMFLAHPRQVLTREQILKAVWGFDFEPSSNSLDVYVMYLRRKTEAGGEPRLVHTVRGVGYALRSGGEG; encoded by the coding sequence ATGAGCCCCGCCGAAGACGATCCGCAGCGCATCCTGATCGTCGACGACGAACCCGCCGTACGCGAGGCGCTCCAGCGGAGCCTCGCGTTCGAGGGGTACGCCACCGAGGTCGCGGTCGACGGCTACGACGCCCTGACCAAGGCCGAGGCGTACCACCCCGACCTCATCGTGCTGGACATCCAGATGCCCCGGATGGACGGCCTCACCGCCGCACGCCGCATCCGGGCCACCGGGACCACCACGCCCATCCTCATGCTCACCGCCCGCGACACCGTGGGGGACAGGGTCACCGGCCTCGACGCGGGCGCCGACGACTACCTCGTCAAGCCCTTCGAGCTGGACGAGCTGTTCGCCCGCATCCGCGCCCTGCTGCGCCGCAGCTCCTACGCGGCGGCGGCGAGCGCCGACATCACCGACGACGACGTGCTCTCCTTCGCCGACCTGCGCATGGACCTCGCCACCCGCGAGGTCACCCGGGGCAGCCGCCCCGTCGAGCTGACCCGTACCGAGTTCACCCTGCTGGAGATGTTCCTCGCGCACCCGCGCCAGGTCCTCACCCGCGAACAGATCCTCAAGGCCGTCTGGGGCTTCGACTTCGAACCGAGCTCCAACTCCCTGGACGTGTACGTGATGTACCTGCGCCGCAAGACCGAGGCCGGCGGCGAACCCCGCCTCGTGCACACGGTGCGCGGGGTGGGGTACGCCCTGCGTTCCGGCGGTGAGGGGTGA
- a CDS encoding S1C family serine protease has translation MTESPRPSGEYPTYPTYGNDSYGTESHPAPQQPAPAGAYPPPPAYEPAQPVAVDPQTTVWPGGAGGGGFSDFPEYAGYPAPAPLPQEPARKVKRPYALLAAVAIAAAAIGGGTAALVGDLSDNGSGGTSASSVVSGTTVSAGSAGTVAGVAAAVSPAIVEIGATSTAGDSTGSGVVITSDGEIVTNNHVITGASQIKVTLSTGKTYTADVVGTDADKDLALIKLENASGLKTATLGDSSNIAVGDQVVAIGSPEGLTGTVTSGIISALDRDVTVAKEESDSSGSSSTDGSGGFGGYGSEGQGGSGEQQWPFEFGGQQFNGDTGSSTTTYKALQTDASLNPGNSGGALINMSGQIIGINSAMYSPSSSSSTSSSSAGSVGLGFAIPVNTVKADLETLRSGDGS, from the coding sequence ATGACTGAGAGCCCCCGCCCGAGCGGCGAGTACCCGACGTATCCCACGTACGGCAACGACTCGTACGGCACCGAGTCGCACCCCGCACCGCAGCAGCCGGCCCCCGCCGGCGCGTACCCGCCGCCCCCGGCGTACGAGCCGGCCCAGCCGGTCGCCGTTGACCCGCAGACCACGGTGTGGCCGGGCGGCGCGGGCGGCGGCGGCTTCTCGGACTTCCCCGAGTACGCCGGGTACCCCGCCCCCGCGCCGCTCCCCCAGGAGCCCGCGCGGAAGGTGAAGCGGCCCTACGCGCTGCTCGCGGCGGTCGCCATCGCTGCGGCGGCGATCGGCGGCGGCACCGCCGCCCTGGTCGGCGACCTCTCGGACAACGGCTCCGGCGGCACCAGCGCGAGCAGCGTCGTCAGCGGCACCACCGTCTCGGCCGGCAGCGCGGGCACCGTCGCCGGGGTCGCGGCGGCCGTCTCCCCCGCGATCGTCGAGATCGGCGCCACCTCCACCGCGGGCGACTCCACCGGCTCCGGCGTGGTCATCACCTCGGACGGCGAGATCGTCACCAACAACCACGTGATCACCGGCGCCTCCCAGATCAAGGTGACTCTCTCCACCGGCAAGACCTACACCGCGGACGTGGTCGGCACCGACGCGGACAAGGACCTGGCCCTCATCAAGCTGGAGAACGCGAGCGGCCTGAAGACGGCCACCCTCGGCGACTCCTCGAACATCGCGGTCGGCGACCAGGTCGTGGCGATCGGCTCCCCGGAGGGCCTCACCGGAACCGTCACCAGCGGCATCATCTCCGCGCTGGACCGGGACGTCACGGTCGCGAAGGAGGAGAGCGACTCCAGCGGTTCGAGCAGCACCGACGGGTCCGGCGGCTTCGGCGGCTACGGCAGCGAGGGCCAGGGCGGCAGCGGCGAGCAGCAGTGGCCGTTCGAGTTCGGCGGCCAGCAGTTCAACGGCGACACCGGCTCCTCCACCACCACCTACAAGGCCCTGCAGACCGACGCCTCGCTCAACCCGGGCAACTCCGGCGGCGCGCTGATCAACATGAGCGGCCAGATCATCGGCATCAACTCCGCGATGTACTCACCCAGCTCCTCCAGCAGCACCAGCAGCTCCAGCGCCGGAAGCGTCGGCCTCGGCTTCGCCATCCCCGTCAACACGGTCAAGGCGGACCTGGAGACCCTGCGCTCCGGCGACGGCTCCTGA